Proteins encoded by one window of Streptomyces clavuligerus:
- the whiA gene encoding DNA-binding protein WhiA, with amino-acid sequence MAMTAAVKDEISRLPVTRTCCRKAEVSAILRFAGGLHLVSGRIVIEAELDTGIAARRLKRDILEIFGHTSELMVMAPGGLRRGSRYVVRVVAGGDQLARQTGLVDGRGRPIRGLPPQVVSGATCDAEAAWRGAFLAHGSLTEPGRSSSLEVTCPGPEAALALVGAARRLSIAAKAREVRGVDRVVVRDGDAIGALLTRLGAHESVLAWEERRMRREVRATANRLANFDDANLRRSARAAVAAGARVQRALEILGEEVPEHLAAAGRLRMEHKQASLEELGALADPPLTKDAVAGRIRRLLAMADKRAQDLGIPGTESNLTEEMADGLAV; translated from the coding sequence ATGGCGATGACGGCAGCGGTGAAGGATGAGATCTCCCGGCTTCCCGTCACCCGGACCTGCTGCAGGAAGGCGGAGGTCTCGGCGATCCTGCGGTTCGCGGGCGGACTGCACCTGGTGAGCGGTCGGATCGTGATCGAGGCGGAGCTGGACACCGGCATCGCCGCCCGGCGGCTGAAGCGGGACATCCTGGAGATCTTCGGCCATACGTCCGAGCTGATGGTCATGGCGCCCGGCGGGCTGCGCCGGGGCTCGCGCTATGTGGTCCGCGTGGTCGCGGGCGGTGACCAGCTCGCCCGGCAGACCGGTCTGGTCGACGGCAGGGGCCGCCCGATCCGGGGGCTGCCCCCGCAGGTCGTCTCCGGGGCCACCTGTGACGCGGAGGCCGCCTGGCGCGGCGCCTTCCTCGCCCACGGCTCGCTGACCGAGCCGGGCCGCTCCTCCTCCCTGGAGGTCACCTGCCCCGGCCCCGAGGCGGCGCTCGCCCTGGTGGGCGCGGCCCGCAGACTCTCCATCGCGGCCAAGGCACGGGAGGTCCGCGGGGTGGACCGGGTCGTGGTGCGCGACGGCGACGCCATCGGCGCGCTGCTGACCCGGCTCGGGGCCCATGAGTCGGTGCTGGCCTGGGAGGAGCGCCGGATGCGGCGCGAGGTCCGGGCCACGGCGAACCGGCTGGCCAACTTCGACGACGCGAATCTGCGCCGGTCCGCACGGGCGGCGGTGGCCGCCGGGGCCCGGGTGCAGCGGGCGCTGGAGATCCTCGGCGAGGAGGTGCCGGAGCATCTGGCGGCTGCGGGGCGGCTGCGGATGGAGCACAAGCAGGCGTCGCTGGAGGAGCTGGGCGCGCTGGCCGATCCGCCGCTGACGAAGGACGCCGTCGCGGGCCGTATCCGGCGGCTGCTCGCCATGGCGGACAAGCGGGCACAGGATCTGGGCATCCCGGGCACCGAGTCCAACCTCACGGAGGAGATGGCCGACGGCCTCGCCGTCTGA
- a CDS encoding M14 family metallopeptidase produces MKRRAGAILAAVSLVTTALAVAPTARAEQPGHDGGGGLSVWHAQVSRAQVPLVIAAGADGHELGSRVPERGSATVELHLTDRQAGELREQGVTVTEHRLSAAARDRVEAAGDGVFRPYGGARGLGQEILDTARAHPALTKAVSIGRTVKGQDILALKVSKGARSTRDGARPATLYLSNQHAREWITPEMTRRLMHHYLNGYGKDPRITRIVDTTELWFVLSANPDGYDHTFRGPVERQWRKNLRDHDGDGVIEPTDGVDLNRNFSYKWAYDNEGSSPDPGEETYRGPRPSSEPETRAMDAFMKRIGFEMGVNYHSAASLILYGVGWQVGTPSPDDVLHRALAGTPAKPAIPGYRPQIASDLYTTNGETDGHAANVNGTVTFTPEMSTCAGASRVDPDDAWEPADCASVFTFPDDEKLIRQEFEKNIPFALAVAETAKDRDRVSSPVGASAAPFTPDPFTVSYAAGADQPVSVVARKSLRDKRVRYRVDGGRTHSAPLTAWRGGETFGGEDNLVLDEYRAPVKGARTGASVRVWFTGKTARGTAVTSDSFTYRVAPRPRAATLVLAEEGGTAPARHPSVYTRALAANQRSGAVWDVATQGVPHPLGVLGHFRSVVWYTGAVTPSWPTTRAVRAYLNEGGRLVNAGERAGGGVSLGNGVSDDFAQYYQGASSRIPLTGVTSFRGAGGLAGASGPLGDAPGNPLDAAGVYTVTSHTLPPALFPRFRGAAAGDYPGVRLPFTPYEGQWYAAARHRGSSWQRLSRQFDLTGVTAADAPRLDLRLSAETENGYDHALIEAHTVGGDDWTTLPDRNGATGTAVPEECEAGFFAREHPFLQRYLTVSGSGCAPTGTSGSWNSITGSTNGWRATSFDLSAWAGKRVEISVAYVTDSVTGGHGVFLDDTRLVTRGGTAAAEGFETSLGAWSATESPAGSPAPQGWWTRSQELFPTAGAVTTRDTVLLGFGLEHLTDEGARARVLGRALGALKR; encoded by the coding sequence ATGAAACGCAGAGCGGGAGCGATTCTCGCCGCGGTTTCCCTGGTGACCACCGCACTCGCGGTGGCTCCCACGGCCCGGGCCGAGCAGCCGGGCCACGACGGCGGCGGGGGCCTGTCGGTATGGCACGCGCAGGTGTCCAGGGCGCAGGTCCCGCTGGTCATCGCAGCGGGCGCGGACGGGCACGAACTCGGCTCACGGGTGCCGGAGCGGGGCTCGGCGACCGTGGAGCTGCATCTCACCGACCGCCAGGCGGGTGAGCTGCGCGAGCAGGGCGTCACCGTCACGGAGCACCGCCTCTCGGCCGCGGCGCGCGACCGGGTCGAGGCCGCGGGCGATGGCGTCTTCCGTCCCTACGGCGGGGCCCGGGGGCTCGGGCAGGAGATCCTGGACACCGCGCGGGCCCATCCCGCGCTCACCAAGGCGGTCAGTATCGGCCGCACGGTCAAGGGCCAGGACATCCTCGCCCTCAAGGTCAGCAAGGGCGCCCGGAGCACCCGGGACGGGGCCAGGCCCGCCACGCTCTACCTGTCCAACCAGCACGCCCGTGAGTGGATCACCCCGGAGATGACCCGGCGGCTGATGCACCACTATCTGAACGGGTACGGCAAGGACCCCCGCATCACCCGGATCGTCGACACCACCGAGCTGTGGTTCGTCCTCTCCGCCAACCCGGACGGATACGACCACACCTTCCGGGGCCCCGTGGAGCGCCAGTGGCGCAAGAATCTGCGCGACCACGACGGCGACGGCGTGATCGAGCCCACCGACGGGGTCGACCTCAACCGCAACTTCTCCTACAAGTGGGCCTACGACAACGAGGGCTCGTCCCCCGACCCGGGTGAGGAGACCTACCGCGGCCCCCGCCCCTCGTCCGAGCCCGAGACCAGGGCCATGGACGCCTTCATGAAGCGGATCGGCTTCGAGATGGGCGTCAACTACCACTCCGCCGCCAGTCTGATCCTCTACGGCGTGGGCTGGCAGGTCGGCACCCCGTCCCCCGACGACGTACTGCACCGGGCACTCGCGGGCACCCCCGCGAAACCGGCGATCCCCGGCTACCGCCCGCAGATCGCCTCCGATCTGTACACCACCAACGGCGAGACCGACGGCCACGCGGCCAACGTCAACGGCACGGTGACGTTCACCCCGGAGATGTCCACCTGCGCCGGCGCCTCCCGGGTGGACCCGGACGACGCGTGGGAACCGGCCGACTGCGCCTCCGTCTTCACCTTCCCGGACGACGAGAAGCTGATCCGGCAGGAGTTCGAGAAGAACATCCCGTTCGCCCTCGCCGTCGCCGAGACGGCGAAGGACCGGGACCGGGTCTCCTCCCCGGTGGGCGCGAGCGCGGCCCCCTTCACCCCCGACCCGTTCACGGTCTCCTACGCCGCGGGCGCCGACCAGCCGGTCTCCGTCGTCGCCCGGAAGTCCCTGCGGGACAAGCGGGTCAGGTACCGCGTCGACGGGGGACGGACGCACAGCGCCCCGCTGACCGCCTGGCGGGGCGGCGAGACCTTCGGCGGCGAGGACAACCTCGTCCTCGACGAGTACCGCGCCCCGGTGAAGGGCGCCCGTACCGGGGCCTCGGTGCGGGTGTGGTTCACCGGGAAGACCGCCCGGGGCACGGCCGTCACCAGTGACTCCTTCACCTACCGGGTCGCGCCCCGGCCCCGTGCGGCCACCCTGGTGCTCGCGGAGGAGGGCGGCACCGCCCCGGCGCGCCACCCGTCCGTGTACACCCGCGCCCTCGCCGCGAACCAGCGGTCCGGCGCGGTCTGGGACGTCGCCACCCAGGGCGTTCCGCATCCGCTCGGGGTGCTCGGCCACTTCCGTTCCGTCGTCTGGTACACCGGCGCCGTGACGCCGTCCTGGCCCACCACCCGGGCCGTGCGCGCCTATCTCAACGAGGGCGGCAGGCTCGTCAACGCCGGTGAGCGCGCGGGCGGCGGCGTCAGCCTCGGCAACGGGGTGAGCGACGACTTCGCCCAGTACTACCAGGGGGCCTCCAGCCGTATCCCGCTCACCGGGGTCACGTCCTTCCGGGGCGCGGGCGGGCTCGCGGGAGCCTCGGGGCCCCTCGGCGACGCGCCGGGCAACCCGCTGGACGCCGCCGGGGTGTACACCGTCACCTCGCACACCCTGCCGCCCGCCCTGTTCCCCCGGTTCCGCGGCGCGGCGGCGGGCGACTACCCGGGGGTGCGGCTGCCCTTCACCCCGTACGAGGGCCAGTGGTACGCGGCGGCCCGGCACCGCGGCTCCTCCTGGCAGCGGCTGTCGCGGCAGTTCGACCTGACCGGTGTCACCGCGGCGGACGCGCCCCGGCTCGATCTGCGGCTCAGCGCCGAGACCGAGAACGGGTACGACCACGCGCTGATCGAGGCGCACACCGTGGGCGGGGACGACTGGACCACCCTGCCCGACCGGAACGGCGCCACCGGTACGGCGGTGCCCGAGGAGTGCGAGGCCGGGTTCTTCGCCCGGGAGCACCCCTTCCTCCAGCGCTATCTGACGGTCTCGGGCAGCGGCTGCGCCCCGACCGGCACCAGCGGCTCCTGGAACTCGATCACGGGCTCGACCAACGGCTGGCGGGCGACCTCGTTCGATCTGAGCGCCTGGGCGGGCAAGCGGGTCGAGATCTCCGTCGCGTATGTCACCGACTCGGTCACGGGCGGCCATGGCGTCTTCCTCGACGACACCCGGCTGGTGACTCGGGGCGGCACCGCCGCCGCCGAGGGGTTCGAGACCTCGCTCGGCGCGTGGTCGGCGACGGAGTCGCCGGCCGGCAGCCCCGCTCCGCAGGGGTGGTGGACGCGCAGCCAGGAGCTGTTCCCGACCGCTGGAGCGGTTACTACGCGTGACACTGTCCTGTTGGGCTTCGGTCTCGAACACCTGACCGATGAGGGGGCTCGCGCAAGGGTGCTCGGACGGGCGCTGGGGGCGCTCAAACGCTGA
- the gap gene encoding type I glyceraldehyde-3-phosphate dehydrogenase, producing MTIRVGINGFGRIGRNYFRALLEQGADIEIVAVNDLGDTATTAHLLKYDTILGRLKAEVTHTADTITVDGHTIKVLSERNPADIPWGELGVDIVIESTGIFTKKADAEKHLAGGAKKVLISAPAKDEDITLVMGVNQDTYDPAQHHVISNASCTTNCVAPMAKVLDENFGIVRGLMTTVHAYTNDQRILDFPHSDLRRARAAAENIIPTTTGAAKATALVLPQLKGKLDGIAMRVPVPTGSATDLVVELSREVTKDEVNAAFKKAAEGELQGILSYTEDPIVSSDIVGDPASCTFDSSLTMVQEGNSVKILGWYDNEWGYSNRLVDLTVFVGEQL from the coding sequence GTGACGATCCGCGTAGGCATCAACGGCTTTGGCCGCATCGGTCGTAACTACTTCCGCGCGCTGCTGGAGCAGGGTGCAGACATCGAGATCGTGGCTGTCAACGACCTGGGTGACACCGCGACCACGGCTCACCTGCTGAAGTACGACACCATTCTGGGACGCCTCAAGGCCGAGGTCACCCACACCGCCGACACCATCACCGTCGACGGCCACACGATCAAGGTGCTCTCCGAGCGCAACCCCGCCGACATCCCGTGGGGCGAGCTGGGCGTCGACATCGTGATCGAGTCGACGGGCATCTTCACCAAGAAGGCCGACGCCGAGAAGCACCTCGCCGGCGGCGCCAAGAAGGTCCTGATCTCGGCTCCGGCCAAGGACGAGGACATCACCCTGGTGATGGGTGTCAACCAGGACACCTACGACCCGGCGCAGCACCACGTCATCTCCAACGCCTCCTGCACCACCAACTGTGTGGCGCCGATGGCGAAGGTGCTCGACGAGAACTTCGGCATCGTCCGCGGTCTGATGACGACGGTCCACGCCTACACCAACGACCAGCGCATCCTGGACTTCCCGCACTCGGACCTGCGCCGCGCCCGCGCCGCCGCGGAGAACATCATCCCGACCACCACGGGTGCCGCCAAGGCCACCGCGCTGGTCCTCCCGCAGCTCAAGGGCAAGCTGGACGGCATCGCCATGCGCGTCCCGGTCCCCACCGGCTCCGCGACCGACCTGGTCGTCGAGCTGAGCCGCGAGGTCACCAAGGACGAGGTCAACGCCGCGTTCAAGAAGGCCGCCGAGGGCGAGCTCCAGGGCATCCTGAGCTACACCGAGGACCCGATCGTCTCCTCGGACATCGTCGGCGACCCGGCCTCCTGCACCTTCGACTCCTCCCTGACCATGGTCCAGGAGGGCAACTCGGTGAAGATCCTCGGCTGGTACGACAACGAGTGGGGCTACTCCAACCGCCTCGTCGACCTCACGGTCTTCGTCGGCGAGCAGCTCTGA
- a CDS encoding phosphoglycerate kinase produces MKTIDQLLAAGVAGKRVFVRADLNVPLDGTTITDDGRIRAVAPTVARLAAAGARVIVASHLGRPQGAPDPAFSLAPAARRLGELLGTDVAFATDTVGDSARAVVASLADGQVAVVENLRFNPGETSKDDAERGAFADRLASLADLYVGDGFGAVHRKHASVYDLPARLPHAAGELIATEVGVLKQLTDDVRRPYTVVLGGAKVSDKLGVIDHLLEKADRILIGGGMAYTFLKAQGHEVGISLLQEEQVPTVQGYLERARERGVELVLPVDVLVSPAFPDLRTKAPAHPTTVSADAIPADQEGLDIGPESRKLFASKIADSATVFWNGPMGVFEHPDFAEGTKAVAQALVDSPAFTVVGGGDSAAAVRILGFDENAFGHISTGGGASLEYLEGKTLPGLAALED; encoded by the coding sequence ATGAAGACGATCGACCAGCTTCTTGCCGCTGGGGTCGCGGGCAAGCGCGTATTCGTCCGCGCCGACCTCAATGTGCCGCTCGACGGCACCACCATCACCGACGACGGCCGCATCCGCGCCGTCGCGCCGACCGTGGCCAGGCTCGCGGCCGCGGGCGCGCGCGTGATCGTCGCCTCCCATCTGGGCCGTCCCCAGGGCGCCCCGGACCCGGCCTTCTCGCTCGCCCCCGCCGCGCGGCGGCTGGGCGAACTGCTGGGGACGGATGTCGCCTTCGCCACCGACACCGTCGGCGACTCGGCCCGCGCCGTGGTCGCCTCCCTCGCGGACGGCCAGGTCGCCGTGGTGGAGAACCTGCGCTTCAACCCGGGCGAGACCAGCAAGGACGACGCCGAGCGCGGCGCCTTCGCCGACCGGCTCGCCTCCCTCGCCGACCTCTATGTCGGCGACGGCTTCGGGGCCGTGCACCGCAAGCACGCCTCCGTCTACGACCTGCCCGCCCGGCTGCCGCACGCGGCCGGGGAGCTGATCGCCACCGAGGTCGGCGTCCTCAAGCAGCTCACCGATGACGTGCGCCGCCCGTACACCGTCGTGCTCGGCGGGGCCAAGGTCTCCGACAAGCTCGGGGTGATCGACCATCTGCTGGAGAAGGCCGACCGCATCCTCATCGGCGGCGGCATGGCCTACACCTTCCTCAAGGCCCAGGGCCACGAGGTCGGTATCTCGCTGCTCCAGGAGGAGCAGGTCCCGACGGTCCAGGGCTATCTGGAGCGGGCCCGGGAGCGGGGCGTGGAGCTGGTCCTGCCGGTCGACGTCCTGGTCTCGCCCGCCTTCCCGGACCTCAGGACCAAGGCCCCGGCGCACCCCACCACCGTCTCTGCGGACGCCATCCCGGCCGACCAGGAGGGCCTGGACATCGGCCCCGAGAGCCGCAAGCTCTTCGCCTCGAAGATCGCCGACTCGGCCACCGTCTTCTGGAACGGTCCGATGGGCGTCTTCGAGCACCCCGACTTCGCCGAGGGCACCAAGGCCGTGGCCCAGGCGCTCGTCGACTCCCCGGCCTTCACCGTCGTGGGCGGCGGGGACTCCGCCGCCGCGGTGCGCATCCTGGGCTTCGACGAGAACGCATTCGGCCATATCTCGACCGGCGGCGGCGCCAGCCTCGAATACCTCGAAGGCAAGACGCTTCCCGGGCTCGCCGCACTGGAGGACTGA
- the tpiA gene encoding triose-phosphate isomerase, producing MTTRTPLMAGNWKMNLNHLEAIAHAQKIAFALTDKDYAAVEVAVLVPFTDLRSVQTLVEGDKYKLKYGAQDLSAQDSGAYTGEISGSMLAKLKCAYVAVGHSERRQYHGETDELCNAKVKAAFRHGVTPILCIGEGLDVRKAGEQVPHTLSQLDGGLKDVPAEQAETVVIAYEPVWAIGTGEVATPEDAQEVCGAIRARLAELYSQDVADKVRIQYGGSVKSGNVAAIMSQPDVDGALVGGASLDTDEFVKIVRFRDQ from the coding sequence ATGACCACTCGCACCCCGCTGATGGCGGGCAACTGGAAGATGAACCTCAACCACCTTGAGGCCATCGCCCACGCCCAGAAGATCGCCTTCGCCCTCACCGACAAGGACTACGCGGCCGTCGAGGTCGCCGTGCTCGTCCCCTTCACCGATCTGCGGTCCGTCCAGACCCTGGTCGAGGGCGACAAGTACAAGCTGAAGTACGGCGCCCAGGACCTCTCCGCGCAGGACTCCGGCGCGTACACCGGGGAGATCTCCGGGTCGATGCTCGCCAAGCTGAAGTGCGCCTACGTGGCCGTCGGCCACTCCGAGCGCCGCCAGTACCACGGCGAGACCGACGAGCTGTGCAACGCCAAGGTGAAGGCGGCCTTCCGGCACGGTGTCACCCCGATCCTCTGCATCGGGGAGGGCCTGGACGTCCGCAAGGCGGGCGAGCAGGTGCCGCACACCCTCAGCCAGCTCGACGGCGGTCTGAAGGACGTCCCGGCCGAGCAGGCCGAGACCGTGGTGATCGCGTACGAGCCGGTCTGGGCGATCGGCACCGGCGAGGTCGCCACCCCCGAGGACGCCCAGGAGGTCTGCGGGGCGATCCGCGCCCGGCTCGCCGAGCTGTACTCGCAGGACGTGGCCGACAAGGTCCGCATCCAGTACGGCGGCTCGGTCAAGTCCGGGAATGTCGCCGCGATCATGTCCCAGCCCGATGTGGACGGCGCCCTGGTCGGCGGTGCCTCGCTGGACACCGACGAGTTCGTCAAGATCGTCCGCTTCCGCGACCAGTGA
- the secG gene encoding preprotein translocase subunit SecG, with product MGFSIALIVFSLLLMLLVLMHKGKGGGLSDMFGGGMQSSVGGSSVAERNLDRITVVVGVLWFACIVVLGLIMKLD from the coding sequence ATGGGGTTCTCGATCGCCCTGATCGTCTTCAGCCTGCTGCTGATGCTGCTGGTGCTGATGCACAAGGGGAAGGGCGGCGGCCTCTCCGACATGTTCGGCGGCGGTATGCAGTCGTCCGTCGGCGGCTCCTCGGTCGCCGAGCGCAACCTCGACCGGATCACCGTCGTGGTCGGTGTCCTCTGGTTCGCCTGCATTGTCGTTCTTGGCCTGATCATGAAGCTGGACTGA
- a CDS encoding RNA polymerase-binding protein RbpA: MASGNAIRGSRVGAGPMGEAERGESAPRLRISFWCSNGHETQPSFASDAQVPDTWDCPRCGFPAGQDRDNPPDPPRTEPYKTHLAYVRERRSDADGEAILAEALAKLRGEI; this comes from the coding sequence GTGGCAAGTGGCAACGCGATCCGGGGAAGCCGGGTCGGGGCGGGGCCGATGGGCGAGGCCGAGCGCGGCGAGTCCGCGCCACGTCTGCGCATCTCCTTCTGGTGCTCCAACGGGCACGAGACACAGCCGAGCTTCGCCAGCGATGCACAGGTCCCGGACACCTGGGACTGCCCGCGCTGCGGATTCCCGGCCGGACAGGACCGGGACAATCCGCCGGACCCGCCGCGTACCGAGCCGTACAAGACGCATCTCGCGTATGTGCGGGAGCGGCGCAGCGACGCCGACGGTGAGGCGATTCTCGCCGAGGCGCTCGCCAAACTGCGGGGCGAGATCTAG
- the pgi gene encoding glucose-6-phosphate isomerase, producing the protein MNTSGRTRLDRLPEWTALGDHRERLRGTTLRELFAADPDRGSGYGLRVGDLWIDYSKNLVTGETLGLLRELAAATGVAGLRDAMFRGEKINTTEDRAVLHVALRAPRGAVIEVDGENVVPGVHRVLDRMDAFAEKIRTGEWTGHTGRPIRNVVNIGIGGSDLGPAMAYEALRPFTDRELTFRFVSNVDGADLYEALHGLDPAETLFIVASKTFTTIETVTNATSAREWLLDGLNAGQDAVARHFVALSTNAEKVAAFGIDTANMFEFWDWVGGRYSFDSAIGLSLMIAIGPEHFRELLNGFHLVDEHFRTAPPEANAPLLLGLLGVWYGGFFDAQSHAVLPYSHYLSRFTAYLQQLDMESNGKSVTRDGEPVSWQTGPVVWGTPGTNGQHAYYQLIHQGTKVIPADFIGFARPLPELPPRLAGQHDLLMANFFAQTQALAFGRTADEVRAEGVPEELVPHKTFRGDHPTTTILADELTPSVLGQLIALYEHKVFVQGAVWNIDSFDQWGVELGKVLARRIEPVLTGGTGTEGLDSSTAALTAAYRTLRGR; encoded by the coding sequence GTGAACACAAGCGGCCGAACCAGGCTCGACCGGTTGCCGGAGTGGACCGCCCTGGGCGACCACCGCGAGCGGCTGCGCGGGACCACCCTGCGTGAGCTGTTCGCCGCCGACCCGGACCGCGGGAGCGGCTACGGCCTGCGCGTCGGCGATCTGTGGATCGACTACTCGAAGAACCTGGTCACCGGCGAGACCCTGGGCCTGCTGCGCGAGCTGGCGGCGGCGACCGGCGTGGCCGGGCTGCGGGACGCCATGTTCCGCGGCGAGAAGATCAACACCACCGAGGACCGCGCCGTCCTCCATGTCGCCCTCCGGGCCCCCCGGGGCGCCGTGATCGAGGTCGACGGCGAGAACGTGGTTCCCGGGGTGCACCGGGTCCTCGACCGCATGGACGCCTTCGCCGAGAAGATCCGCACCGGCGAGTGGACCGGACACACCGGCAGGCCGATCCGGAACGTCGTCAACATCGGCATCGGCGGCTCCGACCTCGGTCCGGCGATGGCGTACGAGGCGCTGCGCCCCTTCACGGACCGCGAGCTGACCTTCCGCTTCGTCTCCAATGTGGACGGCGCCGACCTGTACGAGGCGCTGCACGGGCTGGACCCGGCGGAGACGCTGTTCATCGTCGCCTCCAAGACCTTCACCACCATCGAGACCGTCACCAACGCGACCTCCGCGCGGGAGTGGCTGCTCGACGGGTTGAACGCGGGTCAGGACGCCGTCGCCCGGCACTTCGTGGCGCTGTCGACCAACGCGGAGAAGGTCGCCGCGTTCGGCATCGACACGGCGAACATGTTCGAGTTCTGGGACTGGGTCGGCGGGCGCTACTCGTTCGACTCCGCCATCGGTCTCTCGTTGATGATCGCGATCGGACCGGAGCACTTCCGGGAGCTGCTGAACGGGTTCCACCTCGTCGACGAGCACTTCCGCACCGCGCCCCCCGAGGCCAACGCACCGCTGCTGCTGGGCCTGCTGGGCGTCTGGTACGGCGGGTTCTTCGACGCGCAGTCGCACGCGGTGTTGCCGTACTCGCACTATCTGAGCCGGTTCACCGCCTATCTCCAGCAGCTCGACATGGAGTCGAACGGCAAGTCCGTGACCCGGGACGGGGAGCCGGTCTCCTGGCAGACCGGTCCGGTGGTGTGGGGCACGCCCGGCACCAACGGGCAGCACGCGTACTACCAGTTGATCCACCAGGGCACCAAGGTCATCCCCGCCGACTTCATCGGCTTCGCCCGCCCGCTGCCGGAGCTGCCGCCCCGGCTGGCCGGGCAGCACGATCTGCTGATGGCCAACTTCTTCGCCCAGACGCAGGCGCTGGCCTTCGGCAGGACCGCCGACGAGGTACGCGCCGAGGGCGTGCCGGAGGAGCTGGTCCCGCACAAGACCTTCCGGGGCGACCACCCCACCACCACGATCCTCGCCGACGAGCTGACGCCCTCGGTGCTCGGCCAGCTCATCGCCCTCTACGAGCACAAGGTCTTCGTCCAGGGCGCGGTCTGGAACATCGACTCCTTCGACCAGTGGGGCGTCGAGCTGGGCAAGGTCCTGGCCAGGCGGATCGAGCCGGTGCTCACCGGGGGCACGGGCACCGAGGGCCTGGACAGCTCCACGGCCGCGCTCACCGCCGCGTACCGCACCCTGCGCGGGCGCTGA
- a CDS encoding PH domain-containing protein — MTTGEGSGDIPDALAGAPGTASPGTAAPGAAVPGAAAPVVRVRLRPPAHALSERAVGWWRARSALATALITGVLAVLGWFVGPARPWLLAAAALALVLGALEALTVPRWRYRVHRWEVTDEAVHVRTGAFWQEWRIAPMSRIQTVDTRQGPLERRFRLATVVVTTASSKGALTLEGLDHEHAADLARRLTAMTRATPGDAT; from the coding sequence ATGACCACGGGGGAGGGGTCCGGGGACATACCGGACGCGCTCGCGGGGGCACCGGGAACGGCGTCACCGGGAACGGCCGCACCGGGGGCGGCGGTACCGGGGGCGGCGGCACCGGTCGTCCGGGTACGGCTGCGGCCACCCGCCCACGCGCTCAGCGAACGGGCCGTGGGCTGGTGGCGGGCGCGGTCGGCGCTCGCCACGGCGCTGATCACCGGGGTGCTCGCCGTCCTGGGGTGGTTCGTCGGACCGGCGCGGCCCTGGCTGCTCGCCGCCGCGGCCCTGGCGCTCGTCCTGGGGGCCCTGGAGGCCCTGACCGTGCCCCGCTGGCGGTACCGCGTGCACCGCTGGGAGGTCACCGACGAGGCCGTCCATGTCCGGACGGGCGCGTTCTGGCAGGAGTGGCGGATCGCCCCCATGTCCCGGATCCAGACCGTGGACACCCGGCAGGGCCCGCTGGAGCGCCGGTTCCGGCTGGCGACGGTCGTCGTCACCACGGCCTCGTCCAAGGGCGCGCTCACCCTGGAGGGACTCGACCACGAGCACGCCGCCGACCTGGCGCGGCGGCTCACCGCGATGACCCGGGCCACCCCGGGCGACGCCACATGA